A DNA window from Oceanotoga teriensis contains the following coding sequences:
- a CDS encoding nucleotide-binding protein gives MKKIAIYGKGGIGKSTTTSNISAAMASMGFTVMQIGCDPKADSTRNLMGKKIPTVLDTLRVNGDATLEELVALSNTNVLCVEAGGPVPGVGCAGRGIITAFEKLEELNAYEIYKPDIVLYDVLGDVVCGGFAMPIRGGYADEVYIVTSGEMMSLYAASNISYAVKNFEKRGYASLKGLILNSKNIENERMLVDKAADEIGIPVVYQIPRSHYVQDAEIDFKTVIEVFPESDMSEHYKNLAKLLLEDVK, from the coding sequence ATGAAGAAAATAGCTATTTATGGAAAAGGTGGAATTGGGAAATCAACAACAACTTCAAATATATCCGCTGCAATGGCTTCTATGGGATTTACAGTTATGCAAATTGGCTGTGACCCTAAAGCTGATTCAACTCGTAATTTAATGGGTAAAAAAATTCCAACAGTTTTAGATACTTTAAGAGTTAATGGTGATGCTACTCTTGAAGAACTCGTCGCTTTAAGTAATACAAATGTTTTATGTGTAGAAGCAGGAGGTCCTGTTCCCGGTGTTGGTTGTGCTGGAAGAGGTATAATAACGGCTTTTGAAAAACTTGAAGAATTAAATGCTTATGAAATATATAAACCAGATATTGTATTATATGATGTTTTAGGTGATGTTGTTTGTGGTGGTTTTGCAATGCCTATAAGGGGTGGTTATGCTGATGAAGTTTATATCGTAACTTCGGGAGAAATGATGTCTTTATATGCAGCTTCAAATATTTCTTATGCTGTTAAAAATTTTGAAAAACGTGGTTACGCTTCTTTAAAAGGTTTGATTTTAAATTCAAAAAATATAGAAAATGAAAGAATGCTTGTAGACAAGGCTGCTGATGAAATAGGTATTCCAGTTGTTTATCAAATTCCACGTAGTCATTATGTTCAAGATGCAGAGATTGATTTTAAAACAGTAATAGAAGTTTTTCCAGAATCAGATATGAGCGAGCATTATAAAAATCTTGCAAAATTACTTTTGGAGGATGTGAAATAA
- a CDS encoding ABC transporter ATP-binding protein, with protein sequence MECMNSKELNIAYDNNLIVENLNIKIFEKKITTIIGSNGCGKSTILKALGRLLKPKSGLIYLNGKDINSLNTKEIAKQIAILPQTPQAPDGLTVEELISYGRFPHQKGFGKLNSEDTKIIDWALSVTKLEVFRNIPIDNLSGGQRQRVWIAMALAQQTDLILLDEPTTYLDLSYQLDLLELLYKLNREQNRTIVMVLHDLNLASRFADYMIAIKKGKIISYGTPEEVMKKDILEKTFNIDANIINDPKTKKPTCISYDLIKV encoded by the coding sequence ATGGAATGTATGAATTCAAAAGAATTAAATATAGCTTATGATAATAATTTAATCGTTGAAAATTTGAATATAAAAATTTTCGAAAAAAAAATAACTACAATAATTGGTTCAAATGGTTGTGGTAAATCAACTATTTTAAAAGCTTTAGGCCGTTTATTAAAACCTAAGAGTGGATTGATTTATTTAAATGGAAAAGATATCAATAGTTTGAATACTAAAGAAATAGCTAAACAAATAGCTATTTTACCTCAAACACCTCAAGCACCCGATGGTTTAACAGTTGAAGAACTTATTTCTTATGGAAGATTTCCTCATCAAAAAGGTTTTGGAAAATTAAATTCTGAGGATACAAAAATAATTGATTGGGCTTTGAGTGTAACTAAATTAGAAGTTTTTAGAAATATTCCTATTGATAATCTTTCAGGCGGACAAAGGCAACGTGTTTGGATTGCAATGGCTCTCGCACAACAAACAGATTTAATTTTATTGGATGAACCTACAACTTATTTAGATCTTTCTTATCAATTAGATTTACTGGAACTTTTATATAAATTAAATAGAGAACAAAATCGTACTATTGTTATGGTTCTTCATGATCTCAATCTCGCTTCAAGATTTGCAGATTATATGATAGCTATAAAAAAAGGAAAAATTATTTCTTATGGAACACCTGAGGAAGTTATGAAAAAAGATATTTTAGAAAAAACTTTTAACATTGATGCAAATATCATAAATGATCCAAAAACAAAAAAACCTACATGTATTTCTTATGATTTAATAAAAGTATAA
- a CDS encoding FecCD family ABC transporter permease translates to MEYKNKKNLYNVNILIICFILILIFFILSMNTGYIKLSPLDTLKTLFGGGSTKENLILFKFRLPRIVISILVGMALSLSGCIIQDISKNALADPGLLGINAGAGLMIIVYVLLFGTNTFFSIFTLPFLAIIGAGITAIIIYILSKNKHEGIKPIRLILNGIAIQAGISALTTILVVKLDDTQFDFVASWQAGSIWGSNWYFVLALLPWILIFVPYLLFKSKILDILNLDDDVVKSLGVSINKEKRRLLMVSVILAASAVSISGGISFVGLIAPHLSRRLVGPKHSILLPTCAITGSILVLAADTIARTIVQPSEIPTGIVVAIIGAPYFLYLLIKSKL, encoded by the coding sequence ATGGAATATAAAAACAAAAAAAATTTATATAATGTTAATATTTTAATTATATGTTTTATTTTAATTTTAATTTTTTTCATTTTGAGTATGAATACAGGATATATAAAACTTTCTCCATTGGATACTTTAAAAACTTTATTTGGAGGAGGATCAACAAAAGAAAATCTTATTTTGTTTAAGTTTAGATTGCCTCGAATTGTAATCTCTATTTTAGTAGGTATGGCTCTTTCTTTGTCGGGTTGTATAATTCAAGATATAAGTAAAAATGCTCTCGCAGATCCTGGACTTCTGGGTATTAATGCAGGAGCTGGTTTGATGATAATTGTTTATGTTTTATTATTTGGAACTAATACATTTTTTTCTATTTTTACTTTACCTTTTTTAGCAATTATTGGCGCTGGTATAACTGCTATAATTATTTATATTTTAAGTAAAAATAAACATGAAGGTATAAAACCAATTAGATTAATCTTAAATGGTATAGCAATTCAAGCAGGTATTTCTGCTTTAACAACTATTTTAGTCGTTAAATTGGATGATACACAATTTGATTTTGTTGCTTCATGGCAAGCGGGGAGTATTTGGGGAAGTAATTGGTATTTTGTTTTAGCACTTTTACCTTGGATTTTGATTTTTGTTCCATATTTACTCTTTAAATCAAAAATACTCGATATTTTAAATCTTGATGATGATGTAGTTAAAAGCCTTGGGGTTTCTATAAATAAAGAAAAAAGAAGATTATTAATGGTTTCTGTCATTCTTGCTGCTTCTGCTGTATCAATAAGTGGAGGTATAAGTTTTGTGGGATTAATCGCCCCACATCTTTCAAGAAGATTAGTAGGTCCCAAACATTCTATATTATTACCAACTTGTGCTATAACAGGTTCTATACTTGTATTAGCTGCTGATACAATTGCCAGAACTATAGTACAACCATCTGAAATACCTACAGGAATAGTTGTTGCAATAATTGGTGCTCCTTATTTTTTATATCTTTTAATTAAAAGTAAATTATAA
- a CDS encoding FecCD family ABC transporter permease: protein MTFGSFLLFLLIQFSITRGASDISFKDVWTAFFRFDNENMKHLIIIDLRLPRIIASALVGAAFAVSGAIMQGTTRNPLADSGLMGLNAGAAFALSICFAFFPNIGYIYIVFFSFLGAAFGSFLVKGATFFRHGKSSPMRLVLAGVAVSALLSALSQGIALYFNVAQNIMFWTVGGVAGSNWIQLKIITPWILLALILSILLSKSISLLSLGEDVAKSLGLNIKFITILSTLTVLILAGVSVAVVGSVGFVGLIIPHISRYFVGVDYRKIIPSSAVLGALLMVLADLGSRTLNPPFETPIGAIISLIGTPFFLYLANNERRKL, encoded by the coding sequence ATGACTTTTGGAAGTTTTTTACTTTTTTTATTGATACAGTTTTCAATAACAAGAGGTGCTTCTGATATTTCTTTTAAAGATGTTTGGACAGCTTTTTTTAGGTTTGACAATGAAAATATGAAACATTTAATAATAATAGATTTACGTTTGCCAAGAATAATTGCAAGTGCCTTGGTTGGGGCAGCTTTTGCAGTTTCTGGAGCTATTATGCAAGGAACAACGAGAAATCCTCTTGCTGATTCTGGGCTCATGGGTTTAAATGCTGGTGCAGCTTTTGCTTTATCAATTTGTTTTGCTTTTTTTCCTAATATTGGTTATATATACATAGTATTTTTTTCTTTTTTAGGTGCAGCTTTTGGTTCTTTTTTAGTTAAAGGAGCAACTTTTTTTAGACATGGAAAATCTTCACCAATGAGACTTGTTTTAGCTGGAGTTGCTGTTAGTGCCCTTTTATCTGCATTAAGTCAAGGTATTGCTCTTTATTTTAATGTAGCACAAAATATAATGTTCTGGACAGTTGGTGGTGTTGCTGGTTCTAATTGGATTCAATTAAAAATTATTACTCCATGGATTTTATTAGCTTTGATTTTGTCAATACTTTTATCTAAATCAATTTCTCTTTTAAGCCTTGGAGAAGATGTTGCTAAAAGTCTTGGTCTTAATATAAAATTTATTACTATTTTGTCAACTTTAACAGTTTTGATCCTTGCAGGAGTTTCTGTTGCTGTTGTTGGCTCTGTAGGATTTGTAGGTTTGATCATACCACATATTTCAAGATATTTCGTTGGCGTTGATTATAGAAAAATCATTCCTTCTTCAGCAGTTTTAGGTGCTTTATTGATGGTCCTTGCCGATTTAGGATCCAGAACTTTAAATCCTCCATTTGAAACTCCTATAGGAGCTATAATTTCTCTTATAGGTACTCCTTTTTTCTTGTATCTTGCTAATAATGAGAGGAGAAAATTATAA
- a CDS encoding ABC transporter substrate-binding protein — MKKILVLILSISIFSSLLAFAHNNEWPKTIIDATGKKIVLKSQPKKIAILHSLYLEYFMALGTPPAASAGSSTGTAMKALEEWETLKPYSNGEKIIDLGSARSLNLEAILASNPDVIVTFKGQGHVNELYNQLNEIAPVILLDFSKSWQEQTMDAAKIVGKEEFAKEFIKETEEIIENTRKILSEKNDKTFALFRTDGKSFITRGNEFYYKTFGLKAPENYPYDYKTISLETVAEMNPDYIAFQNYVDLSKTFVKTQESFSVWYLIKAVKNNHIFYFDDSLNTFGPLALRVTAEKLLEIYSK, encoded by the coding sequence ATGAAAAAAATTTTAGTTTTGATTTTATCAATTTCTATTTTTTCATCATTGTTGGCTTTTGCTCATAACAATGAATGGCCAAAAACTATTATAGATGCCACTGGCAAAAAAATTGTTCTTAAATCTCAACCAAAAAAAATTGCTATTCTTCATTCTTTATATCTAGAATATTTTATGGCTTTAGGTACTCCACCAGCTGCTTCTGCAGGATCTTCAACTGGTACAGCTATGAAAGCTCTAGAAGAATGGGAAACACTTAAACCTTATTCCAATGGTGAAAAAATAATTGATTTAGGTAGTGCTCGTAGTTTAAATTTAGAAGCAATTCTTGCATCAAATCCTGATGTAATAGTTACTTTTAAAGGACAGGGTCATGTTAATGAACTTTATAATCAGTTAAATGAAATTGCTCCTGTTATATTACTTGATTTTTCAAAATCTTGGCAAGAACAAACTATGGATGCAGCTAAAATAGTTGGAAAAGAAGAGTTTGCAAAAGAATTTATCAAAGAAACTGAAGAAATAATTGAAAACACAAGAAAAATTTTAAGTGAAAAAAATGATAAAACATTCGCTTTATTTCGTACTGATGGTAAATCTTTTATAACACGTGGCAATGAATTTTATTATAAGACTTTTGGATTGAAGGCTCCTGAAAATTACCCTTATGATTATAAAACTATTTCTTTAGAGACTGTCGCCGAAATGAATCCTGATTATATAGCTTTTCAAAATTATGTAGATCTTTCAAAAACATTTGTTAAAACCCAAGAGTCTTTTTCAGTTTGGTATTTAATAAAAGCAGTTAAAAATAATCATATTTTTTATTTCGATGATTCTTTAAATACTTTTGGACCTCTTGCTTTAAGAGTTACAGCTGAAAAACTTCTTGAAATTTATTCAAAATAA
- a CDS encoding helix-turn-helix domain-containing protein — MRMDLNDLIKYFGNMSFNIKGVYHCKINPGRFGVQRSAPFPGFIFPLNGKAKFSFNDNPYIAGTGNIIHGSASSKLQKKVLGTDYWEFISILYDTKEIKTDISLSNIHFEVNTYNNIKLNEILFKIYKEFNEKTLISEFRTETLFRNILEEIFISAQNNEIDKKNSSHLFNQVCSYIMDNYMNNISVKEICNKNNINENHLYYIFRKHINMGPGDYIIKIRLDKAKEFLINNNYPINVIAKNVGYPDALYFSRLFKKYYNISPTNYRKKFRNCPYDFQDIAIPI; from the coding sequence ATGCGAATGGATTTAAATGATCTTATTAAATATTTTGGAAATATGTCTTTCAATATAAAAGGAGTTTATCATTGTAAAATAAATCCTGGAAGATTTGGTGTACAAAGATCAGCTCCTTTTCCTGGGTTTATTTTTCCTCTTAATGGTAAAGCAAAATTTTCTTTTAATGATAATCCATATATTGCTGGTACAGGGAACATAATTCATGGTTCTGCTTCTTCTAAACTTCAAAAAAAAGTACTTGGAACTGATTATTGGGAGTTTATTTCTATTTTATATGATACCAAAGAAATAAAAACTGATATAAGTTTATCAAATATTCATTTTGAAGTTAATACATATAATAATATAAAATTAAATGAAATTTTATTTAAAATCTATAAAGAATTTAATGAAAAAACTTTAATTTCTGAATTTAGAACAGAAACTCTTTTCAGAAATATCCTTGAAGAAATTTTTATAAGCGCCCAAAATAATGAAATAGATAAAAAAAATTCTTCTCACCTTTTTAATCAAGTATGTTCTTATATAATGGATAATTATATGAATAATATAAGCGTTAAAGAAATATGCAATAAAAATAATATAAATGAGAATCATTTATATTATATTTTTAGAAAACATATTAATATGGGCCCAGGGGATTATATCATTAAAATTAGACTTGATAAAGCCAAAGAATTTTTAATAAATAATAATTATCCTATAAATGTCATTGCAAAGAATGTTGGATATCCGGATGCTTTATATTTTAGTAGATTATTTAAAAAATATTATAATATTTCTCCAACTAATTATAGAAAAAAATTCAGGAATTGTCCATATGATTTTCAGGATATTGCTATTCCAATATAA
- a CDS encoding ABC transporter ATP-binding protein: protein MFKIIKRIIIWIGDYKSRLYKGFVYSFFNSLFIAFPIMAGGFAMNMIYDDFKNVQKINPIWILYITLFIFLSVLGRFYTSYRRAVLQDSIIYELTAKQRIYIGDVLKRVPLGFFQSNKSGDITTSVTNDLSYLEMYGMKMIDTVINGYISVFTLILCLCFFNIYLAFSALIGVIFSTLALHFLGVKSKNNSSAHLKSQSRMVGSTIEYLKGIPIIKSFGKENFAIKNIEKAYEESKNINIKIEKNFVPFNCFHLFSLKSASVLLIFLSAYFALNGDMSIPYMAMMMIFSFVIFGHVETINNAVHVLKMIDTNMDKIEKIENAEFIDKDGSDIKLNSFDIKFDNVSFSYDKNLVLNNVSFNIDQNTTTAIIGPSGSGKTTICNLIARFYDIDSGNIFIGNENIKLFTCDSLLKNISMVFQRVYLFNDSIFNNIKFGNPNASREEVIIASKKARCHDFIMSFPKGYDTLIGESGASLSGGEKQRISIARAILKNSPIVILDEATASIDPENEHFIQEALNELTHGKTIIIIAHRLATIKNADQILVLDNGKIVQKGIHSELIKENGLYKKFLDIRKNAEGWKILKD, encoded by the coding sequence ATGTTTAAAATAATTAAAAGAATTATAATTTGGATAGGTGATTATAAATCACGTTTGTATAAAGGTTTTGTTTATTCTTTTTTTAATTCATTATTTATTGCATTTCCTATTATGGCTGGTGGTTTTGCAATGAATATGATATATGATGATTTTAAAAATGTACAAAAAATTAATCCTATTTGGATATTATACATAACTTTGTTTATATTTTTATCTGTTTTGGGACGTTTTTATACTTCTTATCGTCGTGCAGTATTACAAGATAGTATAATATATGAATTAACTGCAAAACAAAGAATTTATATAGGAGATGTTTTAAAACGTGTTCCACTTGGTTTTTTTCAAAGTAATAAATCTGGTGATATTACTACATCTGTAACTAATGATCTTTCATATTTAGAAATGTATGGTATGAAAATGATAGATACCGTTATAAATGGTTATATAAGTGTTTTTACGCTTATTTTATGTTTATGTTTTTTTAATATTTATCTTGCTTTTTCTGCTTTAATAGGTGTTATTTTTTCAACATTAGCTTTACATTTTCTTGGAGTTAAAAGCAAAAATAATTCATCTGCACATTTGAAATCTCAAAGTCGTATGGTTGGCTCAACTATTGAATATCTTAAAGGTATTCCTATTATAAAATCTTTTGGTAAAGAAAATTTTGCCATAAAAAATATAGAAAAAGCTTATGAAGAAAGTAAAAATATTAATATTAAAATTGAAAAAAATTTTGTTCCATTCAATTGTTTTCATCTTTTCAGTCTTAAATCAGCTTCTGTTTTATTAATATTTCTTTCCGCATATTTTGCTTTAAATGGCGATATGAGTATTCCATATATGGCAATGATGATGATATTTTCTTTTGTTATATTTGGTCATGTTGAAACTATTAATAATGCTGTACATGTTTTGAAAATGATAGATACAAATATGGATAAAATAGAAAAAATTGAAAATGCCGAATTTATAGATAAAGATGGTTCTGATATTAAGTTGAATTCTTTTGATATAAAATTTGATAATGTTTCATTTTCTTATGATAAAAATTTAGTTTTAAATAATGTTTCATTTAATATAGATCAAAATACTACAACAGCTATTATAGGTCCATCTGGAAGTGGAAAAACAACTATATGTAATTTAATTGCAAGATTTTATGATATAGATTCAGGTAATATTTTTATTGGAAATGAGAATATAAAACTTTTTACCTGTGATAGTCTTTTAAAAAATATTAGTATGGTTTTTCAAAGAGTTTATCTATTTAATGATAGTATTTTTAATAATATAAAATTTGGAAATCCCAATGCAAGCAGAGAAGAGGTCATCATTGCTTCTAAAAAAGCTCGTTGCCATGATTTTATAATGTCTTTTCCAAAAGGTTATGATACTTTAATTGGAGAATCTGGAGCTTCACTTTCTGGTGGAGAAAAACAAAGAATTTCAATAGCAAGAGCTATTTTAAAAAATTCTCCAATTGTAATTTTAGATGAAGCCACTGCAAGTATTGATCCAGAAAATGAACATTTTATACAAGAGGCACTTAATGAATTAACACATGGAAAAACAATAATAATAATAGCTCATCGCTTAGCAACAATCAAAAATGCTGACCAAATATTGGTATTAGATAATGGAAAAATTGTTCAAAAGGGAATTCATTCTGAACTTATAAAAGAAAATGGCCTTTATAAAAAGTTTTTAGATATTCGAAAAAATGCTGAAGGTTGGAAAATTTTAAAAGATTGA
- a CDS encoding ABC transporter ATP-binding protein — translation MKNKKWMRVVFEFATFCKWKIFFSVIFAIISVLGGFIPYIAVYNILNIFFEGNPDLKDIIFWSLICFLGYFGKLLFYAFSTTLSHISAYSILEQIRLRLINKLLKAPLGTVLNETSGKFKNVIVDRVETIELPLAHMIPEGISNLILPLFVFSYLLFIDWRMALASLITVPLPLILFSFEMKKFNKKYSDYMKASNHVNSVIVEYINGIEVIKTFNQSSKSYEKFSDSVKFFKDYTLDWFRSTWKLMNFTATFLPSSLLGTIPIGMILYINGSLSPSEFVMCLILSMGIISPLMWFTTAINDLKTIEYAVNDVNKILNIEELKDNELCIDLKDYSINLNDVSFSYNNESNAIDNITLNIPQGEFHALVGPSGGGKSTIARLISRFWDIDSGSIKIGGVDIKDIPLTQLRNIISFVTQDNFLFDCSILENIRIGNSDATDEEVFNIAKKAQCDDFIKKLPNGYHTEAGEAGKKLSGGEMQRITIARAMLKNSPILILDEATAFTDSENEDNIQKSISELTKNKTLIVIAHRLSTIKDADNIVVLNNGKIVEQGTQDYLLRNCNLYIEMWKSHIGSKSWAAGNRKEDFYV, via the coding sequence ATGAAGAATAAAAAATGGATGAGAGTTGTCTTTGAATTTGCAACTTTTTGTAAATGGAAGATTTTTTTCTCAGTTATTTTTGCAATTATAAGTGTTTTAGGTGGATTTATTCCTTATATTGCTGTTTATAATATTTTAAATATTTTTTTTGAAGGTAATCCTGATTTAAAAGATATTATTTTTTGGTCTTTGATATGTTTTCTTGGCTATTTCGGTAAATTGTTATTTTATGCCTTTTCAACTACACTTTCTCATATTTCAGCTTATTCCATTTTGGAACAAATACGTTTACGTTTGATCAACAAATTACTTAAAGCACCACTTGGAACTGTTTTGAATGAAACTTCTGGTAAATTTAAAAATGTTATTGTTGATAGAGTTGAAACAATTGAATTACCTCTTGCACATATGATTCCAGAAGGTATTTCTAATTTAATTCTACCATTATTTGTTTTTTCTTATTTATTATTTATTGACTGGCGTATGGCCCTTGCTTCACTGATAACCGTACCTTTACCCTTAATTTTATTTTCTTTTGAAATGAAAAAATTTAATAAAAAATATTCCGATTATATGAAAGCTTCAAATCATGTTAACAGTGTTATTGTTGAATATATAAATGGTATAGAAGTTATTAAAACTTTTAATCAATCTTCAAAATCTTATGAAAAATTCAGTGATTCTGTAAAATTTTTTAAAGATTATACTTTAGATTGGTTTAGAAGTACATGGAAATTGATGAATTTTACAGCAACTTTTTTACCCTCTTCATTATTAGGTACAATTCCTATAGGTATGATTTTATATATTAATGGTTCATTAAGCCCATCTGAATTTGTAATGTGTTTAATTCTTTCTATGGGAATAATATCTCCTTTGATGTGGTTTACAACGGCTATTAATGATTTAAAAACAATCGAATATGCTGTAAACGATGTTAATAAAATTTTAAATATTGAAGAATTGAAAGATAATGAATTATGTATTGATTTAAAAGATTATAGTATCAATTTAAATGATGTTTCATTTTCTTATAATAATGAATCTAATGCCATTGATAATATAACTCTTAATATTCCTCAAGGAGAATTTCATGCTCTTGTTGGTCCTTCAGGTGGAGGAAAATCAACTATAGCAAGGTTAATTAGTAGATTTTGGGATATTGATTCGGGTTCTATAAAAATAGGTGGAGTTGATATAAAAGATATACCTTTAACTCAATTAAGAAATATTATAAGTTTTGTAACTCAAGATAATTTTTTATTTGATTGTTCTATATTAGAAAATATAAGAATTGGAAATTCAGATGCAACTGACGAAGAAGTTTTTAATATTGCCAAAAAAGCTCAATGTGATGATTTTATAAAAAAATTACCTAATGGTTATCATACAGAAGCTGGTGAAGCTGGCAAAAAACTTTCTGGTGGAGAAATGCAAAGAATAACAATAGCAAGAGCAATGCTTAAAAATTCTCCAATTCTTATTCTTGATGAAGCAACAGCTTTTACAGATTCTGAAAATGAAGATAATATTCAAAAATCTATTTCAGAATTAACTAAAAATAAAACATTAATCGTCATAGCTCATCGTCTTTCAACAATTAAAGATGCCGATAATATTGTAGTTTTAAATAATGGAAAAATTGTAGAACAAGGAACACAAGATTATCTTTTAAGAAATTGTAATTTATATATTGAAATGTGGAAATCTCATATAGGCTCTAAAAGTTGGGCCGCAGGAAATAGAAAGGAAGATTTTTATGTTTAA
- a CDS encoding helix-turn-helix domain-containing protein, with amino-acid sequence MIYNKNNLGDNVNKICENEDCTVFEMHNDTGDGKMILYDVFPGISLMYNDFYMEKTESKFETPENIFCIDHCREGRIQWNIKDDLFMYLKQGDLRIDDRDNHKKTFEFPIKHYHGITICFYLDKAEYSIKKALDGFPINIGSLKNKFLNKTDYFVLRSEKSIEHIFSELYSVPNDIKKQYFQIKILELLLYLSVIDISKNNEKPPYFYRSQVEKVKSIEKFITEDIEKHYTLDFLAKRFDISLTSMKNCFKAIYGNSIYSYIRVYRINQAAIMLRHTKKSIAFIAGDVGYESPSKFSVAFKDIMGKTPLEYRKSFL; translated from the coding sequence ATGATTTATAATAAAAATAATCTTGGAGATAATGTGAATAAAATTTGTGAGAATGAAGATTGTACAGTTTTTGAAATGCATAATGATACTGGAGATGGAAAAATGATTTTATATGATGTTTTTCCTGGAATATCATTAATGTATAATGATTTTTATATGGAAAAAACTGAATCAAAATTCGAAACTCCCGAAAATATTTTTTGTATTGATCATTGTAGAGAAGGAAGAATACAATGGAATATTAAAGATGATTTGTTCATGTACTTAAAACAAGGAGACTTAAGAATTGATGATAGAGATAATCATAAAAAAACTTTTGAATTTCCAATAAAGCATTATCATGGTATTACTATATGTTTTTATTTGGATAAAGCTGAATATTCAATAAAAAAAGCACTTGATGGATTCCCAATTAATATTGGATCATTAAAAAATAAATTCTTAAATAAAACTGATTATTTTGTTTTAAGATCTGAAAAATCCATTGAACATATTTTTTCTGAATTATATTCAGTACCAAATGATATTAAAAAACAGTACTTTCAGATTAAAATACTTGAATTGTTACTTTATTTAAGTGTTATTGATATTTCAAAAAATAATGAAAAACCTCCTTATTTTTATAGGTCTCAAGTAGAAAAAGTAAAATCAATTGAAAAATTTATAACTGAAGATATTGAAAAACATTATACTTTAGATTTTTTAGCTAAAAGGTTTGATATATCATTAACTTCTATGAAGAATTGTTTTAAAGCTATTTATGGAAATTCTATTTATTCTTATATTAGAGTTTATAGAATAAACCAAGCTGCTATTATGTTAAGACACACAAAAAAAAGTATTGCTTTTATTGCTGGTGATGTTGGTTATGAAAGTCCAAGTAAATTTTCTGTTGCTTTCAAAGATATTATGGGAAAAACTCCTTTAGAATATAGAAAATCTTTTTTATAA